AAATGATACGGAACCTAGTGCCATAGATATAATTGTTCCACAGTGTAAAAATACAGTAACCAATCCCAATGGTATAAAGATAGAAATAAAGGACCGTACGTTGGGAAAACGTGGCATCTTACGAAATCCAGTTCCCCAAAATACACCGGCAAAAAGCCAGCCTACCAAAAATTCAAATGAACAAACCGTCCACGGAAGGGGCAACGCATTTAAAAATGATTTGCTTGTCATAATATGGGTAACATTGAGCCCATACCAAACAATAACTGCCGACCACAACTTTACGTGCTGAAGCATGTTACTCCTAAAATTGCTGCTGCCAGTAGATTCGATGTGAACAGTGTCGCTGGCGTCTGTCATCGCTTTATTCTCTGTGATATCCACCTTGTGTACAAGCTCCGATAATACTTCAGGTGCGGAATCCTTATTGCCGCTCTCAATAGAGGTATTAGGCCCGATTTCCTTATCGTCAGCCATTGCTTTTATGAATGAGTGTGTTATGTGTTACGAAGAAGAAGTCGTATTGCGAGTTAACTAGCTCTAGATTCTGTACAAGCTGCCCAGCATTCCTCTACAAAAAAGAATGTAAAGTATTCAATATTGGATACCCCTCTTTTGGAGCGTATTTcgatataataacataaAAAATAAATGTGTGGCGATAATCACACAATTGCGCCACCTGAGGAAAAATAGCTGCACATGTACTTGCGGTTAGATGTAGAGCAAAGCTTTACAACTAGCCGTTAGCACTAGAAGATGTTACCCATCATTGCATAATTTTAATACAGCATCCTCATTGGTGAAGTCAATCCAATAAATACGGACAAATTCATGCACTAAATATTTCGGGAAGCGCTGCTCCGTGATTCCAACAGCCAGTAAAACAACATAACACAGCCGAAGATATACTTTCTCCAGGTATAATAGACAACATAATATTGTACGAAAGCTCAAGTACTCGGATACTATGTTATTTTCTGTCACCACTTCACAAAAGCGCCTAACATTCATTTTATAGGGAATGCACATTGTACTCCATTGCTCCTTATACCCCAACCATCGCTTTATATAGCTCCAGGAACGCTAAATATTTATAAAGCAGCAGCAATGATCGTCTGGGGAACTGAATATGTAACAAGCACATTTAACCTAAACTGGCACTGCCACAGATTAAGAAATGATACTTATCCGTTGGTTACCTTGCGCATcaaacaaaaaacaaacctAGTAAGGGCATGGTTTCATTATCAGTAGTCTAGATCTATAGTCGTTAGAAAAAATAAACACTAAGTACAGAATAGGCATAAAGGTAGGTACTCAATAGCCAGATTTCATAGGCTGGACTAATGGTTAAATCAAAACTAAGTTACCACATATTATTATCTATATGAAAAAGAAATTCGATTACATATTTTGGTATGCCATTCCTTAATGGCTACCGTCTCACTTCCTGTGACACTCActcatttatatatagcagacattatgttataatGATCAAACAACACAACTTATGTTATTGTATAAaacgatatatattcataaaTCACAAGAAGCATCTACTAAAGTAATCATCATTCATGTCAATCATTTCCCAAACGAATGTTGTTTTGTGATAAGGTGCCTACCATATAGTGTTTGCACCAACGAATCTCCCAAGTAGCAGAACCGCATCTTGCCAGAAGGAAACATTGTCAAATAAACGCCCAACCAAAGTACAAATGCCTTTATACCACCATTCAGCGAAAAATGTGGAAAGTTGCCAACTACATGATTCCCACCAATAGAAGCTAAAGAGCCTTTCCATACGTCGTTAAACGCTGCAGTGCCTTGAATGTTAAAACCTTTGTTGAATAGATTAGCAAGATAAACGCTCTCCTGCTTGGCATTCTGTGCCGTAGGAAATGGTGGCATGTATCTAGAATCAATATAATCCATTAGTTCAAGCAGCTGCTCCTTAGGAGGTTTCTCACTAATACTCAGTTTATTTAAAAATTCGACGAATGCAGGATCCTTAGGGTTAAGCTTATTGGAAGACACTTGGGGGAATCTCCAACTTAATGTTTTCAAATTTCGCAATAAAGCATCTGGAGTTGTACCACCAATAGCCTTTGACACCTCATCAAAGTGCTCCGATAACTTGTCCGGAAGTATCTTGCAGCAATCACCAACAGCAAATATGCTGTGGTCACCAGTCCCACGCAAAGCCAAATGCTGATCTACCAACAACGCACGCGGGTTGTTTTGTACTTTAAAATGAGCGCGAACTTTGTCGACAAGCTCCAATTGTTTCAACCCACTGGCCCATAAAACTATTCCGCACGGCATTGTGACTGTCTCGCCAGTAGTAGCGTCCTTAACTGTACAGTCGTTTTCCCCGACAGCACAAACCTGCTTTCCCAGCAGTATGTTAACGTCTTTGGCAGATAACACACGGTCAGCGTATTGAGAATTGCCAAGTGAAAATGTACCCAAAAGACGCTGACCTCCTTCTACTATGGTAACCTTAACATAGGAAGCCACAGCCGGGAATGATTGGGCCATTTTGTTTAAAAGTATTGCGATTTCCCCCGTTGTCTCAACACCAGTAGGACCTCCTCCCACGATTACCAGATGCAGTAGTCGCCGCTTTTCTTCTTCGCTGATCCCAGGAAGTGAAGCCTGTTCGAAATTCGATATGATCTTctggtatataatatttgcaTGCTCAACTTCTTTCATGAAATAAGCATGCTCAGCTACACCGGGAATACCGAATGTATTCGATTCAGCACCTACAGCGATGACCAAACGGTCATAAGGAAGATTCACCCTAGTATTAGGGTCAGAGGCAGAGACGCAGTAAACTAATTTGGAATGCGGATCTACATTTACGCAACTCGCATGTACGAAGTTAAAAGACCCCTTCCTGTGCTTCTGCACAAAAGATGAAAAAGGAACCGTACATGTTTTAGTAGAAATACGTCCAGAGACTAATTTAGGTAACAGTGGTGTAAATGTAAAGTAATTCCTCGGCGATACAACTTGAAGATCAAACCTGCAAAACATAGATAATACGTAACAGCACCTAACTTCGATAAATCAAGGTTTTTAACAAAGAACAAAGAAGACCAGCCAGTTCCGAGAACAACTATGCGTTGTTTATGATCCCTTTGTTCAGTGGTTGAAGAAAACGTTCTTCTAACCGACACATATCTTGCCCGagtaaaatataaaagaGAATATGTGTACGTATTTAATGAACGCCCCTTCATGCAACAGACAGATGAAGCCATTAGCTGAGATGAACGCAACATGACCTCCATGTGTAGCCTTACATTCACCGATAGCAAAAATCAAACAGTCGCACGAATTAACTGTACAACAATTACAtacattatacaaaatTCA
This is a stretch of genomic DNA from Babesia bovis T2Bo chromosome 1, whole genome shotgun sequence. It encodes these proteins:
- a CDS encoding Pyridine nucleotide-disulfide oxidoreductase/NADH dehydrogenase family protein codes for the protein MEVMLRSSQLMASSVCCMKGRSLNTYTYSLLYFTRARYVSVRRTFSSTTEQRDHKQRIVVLGTGWSSLFFVKNLDLSKFDLQVVSPRNYFTFTPLLPKLVSGRISTKTCTVPFSSFVQKHRKGSFNFVHASCVNVDPHSKLVYCVSASDPNTRVNLPYDRLVIAVGAESNTFGIPGVAEHAYFMKEVEHANIIYQKIISNFEQASLPGISEEEKRRLLHLVIVGGGPTGVETTGEIAILLNKMAQSFPAVASYVKVTIVEGGQRLLGTFSLGNSQYADRVLSAKDVNILLGKQVCAVGENDCTVKDATTGETVTMPCGIVLWASGLKQLELVDKVRAHFKVQNNPRALLVDQHLALRGTGDHSIFAVGDCCKILPDKLSEHFDEVSKAIGGTTPDALLRNLKTLSWRFPQVSSNKLNPKDPAFVEFLNKLSISEKPPKEQLLELMDYIDSRYMPPFPTAQNAKQESVYLANLFNKGFNIQGTAAFNDVWKGSLASIGGNHVVGNFPHFSLNGGIKAFVLWLGVYLTMFPSGKMRFCYLGDSLVQTLYGRHLITKQHSFGK